The Halobaculum sp. MBLA0143 genome includes a region encoding these proteins:
- a CDS encoding sulfite exporter TauE/SafE family protein — MELFGVALGLLGTFAGFGVLVGLLFGFFGMGGSFLVTPALLVMGYETDVAVASGLAFVFGTSVIATLKHRDLGQVDYKLGVSMIVGTTAGIEVGKIGLHWLQRIGLANVVVNVSYVLLLGTIGAFVTYRALGDGNAGFGPDEETAADGDTDGHEPPPIAQKIGSYRLPPMLELRGGITVSLWLVLAVAFATGLLSGFLGVGGGFIRMPALFYLVGVPVPVAVGTDLFEIVFSGGLGSFLYALDGAVDLTIVVPLLSGSALGARLGAAATDLVDEEEIQVYFGVMLLLGAVAVAIRQVGGVIDAPVLDGAALVVIVGAAVLVSGAVAVESIRELRAEADASGSSQPAD, encoded by the coding sequence ATGGAGTTGTTCGGCGTCGCGTTGGGTCTGCTGGGGACGTTCGCGGGGTTCGGCGTCCTCGTCGGGCTGTTATTCGGCTTCTTCGGGATGGGTGGGTCGTTCCTCGTCACGCCCGCACTGCTCGTGATGGGGTACGAGACGGACGTGGCGGTCGCCTCCGGGCTGGCGTTCGTGTTCGGAACGTCGGTGATTGCGACGCTGAAACACCGCGATCTGGGACAGGTCGACTACAAGCTGGGCGTCTCGATGATCGTCGGCACGACCGCAGGAATCGAGGTGGGAAAGATCGGGCTCCACTGGCTCCAACGGATCGGGCTGGCGAACGTCGTCGTCAACGTGTCGTACGTGCTCTTACTGGGTACCATCGGCGCGTTCGTCACCTACCGCGCGCTCGGCGACGGGAACGCCGGCTTCGGCCCGGACGAGGAGACGGCCGCAGACGGGGACACGGACGGTCACGAGCCACCGCCGATCGCCCAGAAGATCGGCTCCTACCGTCTCCCGCCGATGCTGGAGCTACGCGGCGGCATCACCGTGTCGCTGTGGCTCGTCCTCGCAGTCGCGTTCGCCACCGGACTGCTCTCCGGGTTCCTCGGCGTCGGCGGCGGGTTCATTCGGATGCCGGCGTTGTTCTACCTCGTCGGCGTTCCCGTCCCGGTCGCGGTCGGGACAGACCTGTTCGAGATCGTGTTCTCCGGCGGGCTCGGCAGCTTCCTGTACGCGCTGGACGGCGCGGTCGACCTCACCATCGTCGTCCCGTTGCTGTCCGGCTCCGCACTCGGGGCGCGGCTCGGCGCGGCGGCGACCGACCTCGTCGACGAAGAAGAGATTCAGGTGTACTTCGGTGTGATGCTCCTCTTGGGCGCCGTCGCGGTGGCGATCCGACAGGTCGGCGGCGTGATCGACGCACCCGTGCTGGACGGCGCCGCACTCGTCGTCATCGTCGGTGCTGCAGTGCTCGTCAGTGGTGCCGTCGCCGTCGAGTCGATCCGCGAACTCCGGGCGGAGGCGGACGCGAGCGGGAGCAGCCAACCCGCCGACTGA
- a CDS encoding cbb3-type cytochrome c oxidase subunit I: METQVLFGLLSAGLLAAVVAYLARIENWRTVTTSGTAVGGSEETDTTTADKPSGLLRWLTTVDHRDIGILYGVYSVVIFGWAGGAAMVMRAELIDPEMTLISATFYNSLLTSHGIAMLILFGTPILAAFSNYLVPLLIGADDMAFPRINAIAFWLLPPSALLVIAGFLPLEGVVPAQTAWTMYTPLSAGGGVGTQGNVGVDLMLLGLHLSGISVTMGAINFIATIVTERGREVTWANLDIFSWTILTQSGLILFAFPLLGSAILMLLLDRNFGTQFFLGGGDPIIWQHLFWFWGHPEVYILILPAMGIVSYVLPRFAGRKLFGFKFVVYSTLAIGVLSFGVWAHHMFSTGIDPRLRASFMAVSLAIAVPTAVKTFNWITTLWNGRLRLTTPMLFCIGFVSNVVIGGVTGVFLASIPVDLVLHDTYYVVGHFHYFLMGGTVFAVFAGIYYWFPLYAGRWYQETLGKLHFWLTMVGVNVTFFAMVLLGYGGMPRRYATYLPQFTTLHQAATFGALVLTVGQLVWLYNVVVSWREGARVESDDPWNLAADDLNTAEWAWFASRQQTIVADGGETEGDDRAEDAD; this comes from the coding sequence ATGGAGACACAGGTGCTGTTCGGACTCCTCTCGGCCGGGCTCCTGGCGGCGGTAGTCGCCTATCTCGCCCGGATCGAGAACTGGCGGACGGTCACCACGAGCGGGACGGCCGTCGGCGGCAGCGAAGAGACGGACACGACCACGGCAGACAAGCCGTCGGGACTGCTCCGGTGGCTCACCACCGTCGACCACCGGGACATCGGGATCCTCTACGGCGTCTACTCCGTCGTGATCTTCGGGTGGGCCGGGGGCGCGGCGATGGTGATGCGCGCCGAGCTGATCGACCCGGAGATGACGCTGATCTCGGCGACGTTCTACAACTCCTTGTTGACGAGCCACGGAATTGCCATGCTGATTCTGTTTGGGACACCCATTCTGGCGGCGTTCTCCAACTACCTCGTGCCGTTGTTGATCGGGGCCGACGACATGGCGTTCCCGCGGATCAACGCCATCGCGTTCTGGCTGTTGCCGCCGTCGGCGTTGCTCGTGATCGCCGGGTTCCTCCCGTTGGAGGGTGTCGTCCCGGCCCAGACCGCCTGGACGATGTACACGCCGTTGTCGGCCGGCGGCGGCGTCGGTACCCAGGGGAACGTCGGTGTGGATCTGATGCTGTTGGGGCTCCACCTCTCGGGCATCTCCGTGACGATGGGCGCGATCAACTTCATCGCCACCATCGTCACAGAACGGGGCCGTGAGGTGACGTGGGCGAACTTAGACATCTTCTCGTGGACGATCCTCACCCAGTCCGGGCTGATCCTGTTCGCGTTCCCGCTGCTGGGAAGTGCGATCCTGATGCTCCTCTTGGACCGGAACTTCGGCACACAGTTCTTCCTGGGCGGCGGCGACCCGATCATCTGGCAACACCTGTTCTGGTTCTGGGGCCACCCGGAGGTGTACATCCTGATTCTGCCGGCGATGGGGATCGTCAGCTACGTCCTGCCGCGCTTCGCCGGTCGGAAGCTGTTCGGCTTCAAGTTCGTCGTCTACTCCACGCTCGCAATCGGCGTCCTGTCGTTCGGCGTGTGGGCACACCACATGTTCTCGACGGGGATCGACCCGCGACTGCGGGCGAGTTTCATGGCCGTCTCTCTGGCGATCGCGGTGCCGACGGCGGTGAAGACGTTCAACTGGATCACGACGCTGTGGAACGGGCGACTCAGGTTGACGACACCGATGCTGTTCTGTATCGGCTTCGTCTCGAACGTCGTCATCGGCGGCGTGACGGGCGTGTTCCTCGCCTCAATCCCGGTGGACCTCGTGCTCCACGACACCTACTACGTCGTCGGCCACTTCCACTACTTCCTGATGGGCGGCACTGTCTTCGCCGTCTTCGCGGGGATCTACTACTGGTTCCCGTTGTACGCCGGCCGGTGGTACCAGGAGACGCTGGGGAAGCTCCACTTCTGGCTGACGATGGTCGGGGTGAACGTGACGTTCTTCGCAATGGTGCTGCTGGGCTACGGCGGCATGCCGCGACGGTACGCCACCTACCTCCCGCAGTTCACGACGCTCCACCAAGCCGCCACCTTCGGCGCACTGGTCCTGACGGTCGGCCAGCTCGTCTGGCTGTACAACGTCGTCGTCTCGTGGCGCGAGGGAGCTCGCGTCGAGAGCGACGACCCGTGGAACCTGGCGGCCGACGACTTGAACACCGCCGAGTGGGCCTGGTTCGCGTCGCGGCAGCAGACGATCGTCGCGGACGGCGGCGAGACGGAGGGTGACGATCGGGCAGAAGACGCGGACTGA
- a CDS encoding DUF6684 family protein gives MGRGDGDDGDSGADDGDGTDAVGLVSDLSVNVIPILILAVFVSLFWVWSPLGGEGGDPLLLFHAALIVGVVAVSAVAGWVIRKQDQPLQGTAGRREE, from the coding sequence ATGGGACGAGGCGACGGCGACGACGGCGACTCCGGGGCAGACGACGGTGACGGCACAGACGCCGTCGGGCTCGTCTCGGACCTGTCGGTGAACGTGATCCCGATTCTGATCTTGGCCGTGTTCGTGTCGTTGTTCTGGGTGTGGTCGCCGCTGGGCGGGGAGGGTGGCGACCCGTTGCTGTTGTTCCACGCCGCGCTGATCGTCGGGGTCGTGGCCGTCAGCGCCGTCGCGGGGTGGGTGATCCGCAAACAAGACCAGCCGCTCCAGGGCACTGCCGGACGGCGCGAGGAGTGA
- a CDS encoding zinc ribbon domain-containing protein, translating to MSETRGKRAWLAAVLAATVTGLGHVYLWRLRRALGWLTVAVAVGFLTLPQGLDPGAAGTEVLPLLGVSAVSTVDAYRLARATGGTDTAGDTTPDCPDCGRELDPDVEFCPWCSTRLDDTA from the coding sequence GTGAGCGAGACGCGAGGAAAGCGGGCCTGGCTCGCGGCAGTGTTGGCGGCGACAGTGACGGGGCTGGGGCACGTCTACCTCTGGCGACTCCGGCGCGCGCTCGGCTGGCTGACCGTCGCGGTCGCGGTGGGGTTCCTCACGCTGCCGCAGGGGCTGGACCCGGGGGCAGCCGGGACGGAGGTGCTCCCGTTGCTGGGCGTGTCCGCCGTGAGTACGGTGGACGCCTACCGACTCGCGCGGGCGACCGGCGGCACCGACACCGCGGGCGACACGACGCCGGACTGTCCGGACTGTGGGCGAGAACTGGACCCGGACGTGGAGTTCTGTCCGTGGTGTTCGACGCGACTCGACGACACCGCGTAG
- a CDS encoding ABC transporter permease — MVGRSLQEPQERQFELAFADHDPEQLRRELADAHRTLERVRATTELSHDSVVETARERERSADGSAGADTDDLALRTRADWRREFESEIAAEHRPTRWRRLSDALLKLGTALLVVVSLVAVVVPEFTNGPGSVVGIVGAGLLAGGLVIVGLHSVKYDLLPAARALRDSPRDAVRRVWERV, encoded by the coding sequence GTGGTCGGACGCAGCCTACAGGAACCACAGGAGCGTCAGTTCGAACTCGCGTTCGCCGATCACGACCCCGAGCAACTCCGGCGCGAGCTCGCGGACGCACACCGGACGCTGGAACGAGTTCGAGCCACGACCGAACTGAGCCACGACAGCGTCGTTGAGACCGCACGCGAGCGTGAACGGTCGGCCGACGGCTCGGCAGGCGCCGACACCGACGATCTCGCGTTGCGAACGCGTGCAGACTGGCGCCGCGAGTTCGAGTCGGAGATCGCGGCCGAGCACCGGCCGACCCGGTGGCGGCGGCTGTCGGACGCACTCCTGAAGCTGGGGACGGCGCTTCTGGTCGTCGTGAGCCTCGTGGCGGTCGTCGTGCCGGAGTTCACGAACGGGCCCGGCTCCGTCGTCGGGATCGTCGGCGCGGGGCTGTTGGCCGGTGGGCTCGTGATCGTCGGCCTCCATTCGGTGAAGTACGACCTGCTCCCGGCGGCCCGTGCGCTCCGTGACAGCCCGAGAGACGCGGTGCGGCGCGTCTGGGAGCGAGTGTGA
- a CDS encoding heavy metal translocating P-type ATPase, which translates to MSDSSDEPPDGEASVSDGSGDPDDPSLGAAELSVPGMDCPSCAGKVETALGDVAGVEAVDTRPTTGTVRVDHDATVARPALVDAVAAAGYEVTDAAASDGHDHDGHDHGEHEGHDHAEGGSHDGHAVAESGSGVWRSRRAVATAVAAVVVGGGLLAEFLGAVPDPVVGEVGGGVVRVADLAFLLAVAVAGRPIVRNGYYSARQRSLDIDLLMSVAIFGALAASLAFGESLYFEAATLATLFGLAELLERHSVDRARGSLRELMELSPDTATVKRDDDDGEETVPVAEVAVGDRVVVRPGERVPVDGRVVAGDSAVDQSPITGESVPVDVTVDDDVYAGSVNEEGYLEVAATTAAEDNTLARVIDLVEDAQAEQTDREQFVERFAGYYTPAVVGFAALTTLVTPFALGAAWSEAVVYGLTLLVLACPCAFVISTPVSVVSGLTSAAKNGVLVKGGRHLEAVGEVETVAFDKTGTLTEGELTVTDVVPLHGNTETDVLRCARGLETRSEHPVGEAIVAAAGDADAADGREVDDFQSLTGEGVRADLGGQTHYAGKPGLFEDLGFDLSHVHATTDGGETTTTARRLCDQNECLDLLDDTVPELQSEGKTVVLVGTDEELEGVIAVADDVRPAAARTIERLRELGVSRTVMLTGDNERTARAVAERVGVDEVRAELLPEEKVAAVDELAADGGVAMVGDGINDAPALAAATVGVAMGAAGTDTALETADVALMGDDLARLPYLHELADATVSVIRQNVWASLAVKAGLALAVPFGYVPIWLAVLAGDAGMTTAVTGNALRLSRVAADDDREPGVNHDAAA; encoded by the coding sequence ATGAGCGATAGCAGCGACGAGCCGCCCGACGGCGAGGCGTCCGTCTCCGACGGGTCGGGTGACCCCGACGACCCGTCACTCGGAGCGGCAGAGCTGTCGGTTCCGGGGATGGACTGCCCGTCGTGCGCCGGGAAGGTGGAGACTGCGCTCGGTGACGTGGCGGGGGTAGAGGCCGTCGACACCCGGCCGACGACCGGGACGGTCCGGGTCGATCACGACGCGACAGTGGCGCGTCCGGCGCTCGTCGACGCGGTCGCGGCGGCGGGCTACGAAGTGACGGACGCGGCGGCCAGTGACGGTCACGACCACGACGGTCACGACCACGGCGAGCACGAGGGGCACGATCACGCCGAGGGAGGCAGTCACGACGGCCACGCCGTCGCCGAGTCCGGCAGCGGGGTGTGGCGGAGTCGTCGAGCGGTCGCCACGGCCGTGGCGGCCGTCGTCGTCGGCGGCGGGCTGCTCGCCGAGTTCCTCGGGGCGGTGCCCGACCCCGTCGTCGGAGAGGTGGGCGGGGGCGTGGTCCGGGTCGCGGACCTGGCGTTCCTGCTCGCGGTCGCGGTCGCCGGGCGGCCGATCGTCCGGAACGGCTACTACTCCGCCCGACAGCGGAGTCTCGACATCGACCTCCTGATGTCCGTGGCGATCTTCGGCGCACTGGCGGCCAGCCTGGCGTTCGGCGAGTCGCTGTACTTCGAGGCCGCGACGCTCGCCACGCTGTTCGGGCTCGCGGAGCTGTTGGAGCGACACTCCGTCGACCGCGCCCGCGGGTCGCTCCGCGAGCTGATGGAGCTGTCACCCGACACCGCGACGGTGAAGCGGGACGACGACGACGGGGAGGAGACGGTGCCGGTCGCGGAGGTCGCAGTCGGCGACCGGGTGGTCGTCAGGCCGGGCGAGCGCGTCCCCGTCGACGGCCGGGTCGTCGCGGGCGACAGCGCCGTCGATCAGTCGCCGATCACGGGCGAGAGCGTCCCGGTGGACGTGACCGTCGACGACGACGTGTACGCCGGCAGCGTGAACGAAGAGGGGTACCTGGAGGTGGCGGCGACGACGGCAGCCGAGGACAACACCCTCGCGCGGGTGATCGATCTCGTGGAGGACGCCCAGGCCGAACAGACGGACCGCGAGCAGTTCGTCGAGCGGTTCGCCGGCTACTACACCCCCGCTGTCGTCGGGTTCGCGGCACTGACGACGCTCGTGACCCCGTTCGCTCTCGGGGCCGCGTGGTCGGAGGCGGTCGTCTACGGGCTGACGCTGCTCGTGTTGGCGTGTCCGTGCGCGTTCGTCATCTCGACGCCGGTGTCCGTCGTCTCCGGGCTGACGAGCGCCGCGAAGAACGGCGTACTCGTGAAGGGTGGCCGCCACTTGGAGGCCGTCGGCGAGGTGGAGACGGTCGCGTTCGACAAGACCGGTACACTCACCGAGGGCGAGCTGACCGTGACGGACGTGGTCCCGTTACACGGCAACACGGAGACGGACGTGCTCCGGTGTGCCCGCGGGCTGGAGACCCGCAGCGAACACCCGGTCGGCGAGGCCATCGTCGCCGCCGCGGGGGACGCGGACGCCGCCGACGGCCGCGAGGTGGACGACTTCCAGAGCCTGACCGGCGAGGGTGTCCGGGCGGATCTGGGCGGGCAGACCCACTACGCCGGCAAGCCCGGACTGTTCGAGGATCTGGGGTTCGACCTCTCGCACGTCCACGCGACGACGGACGGCGGCGAGACCACGACGACCGCCAGACGGCTGTGTGACCAGAACGAGTGTCTCGACCTCTTGGACGACACCGTCCCGGAGCTCCAGTCCGAGGGGAAGACGGTCGTGCTCGTCGGCACGGACGAGGAGCTGGAGGGTGTGATCGCCGTCGCGGACGACGTGCGGCCGGCCGCGGCACGGACGATCGAACGGCTCCGCGAGCTCGGCGTCTCGCGGACGGTGATGCTCACCGGCGACAACGAGCGGACGGCACGGGCCGTCGCGGAGCGGGTCGGCGTCGACGAGGTACGGGCGGAGCTGTTGCCCGAAGAGAAGGTGGCGGCCGTCGACGAACTGGCGGCCGACGGCGGCGTGGCGATGGTCGGCGACGGGATCAACGACGCCCCGGCGCTCGCGGCCGCCACCGTCGGGGTGGCGATGGGTGCCGCCGGGACGGACACCGCCTTGGAGACTGCCGACGTGGCGCTGATGGGCGACGACCTCGCCCGGCTGCCGTACCTGCACGAGCTCGCGGACGCGACCGTGAGCGTGATCCGGCAGAACGTCTGGGCGAGTCTCGCGGTGAAGGCCGGACTCGCGCTCGCGGTGCCGTTCGGCTACGTCCCGATCTGGCTGGCGGTGTTGGCCGGCGACGCCGGGATGACGACCGCCGTCACCGGGAACGCGCTGCGGCTGTCTCGGGTCGCCGCGGACGACGACCGAGAGCCCGGCGTCAATCACGACGCGGCCGCCTGA
- a CDS encoding APC family permease — protein sequence MGAEQGNRSPAASLGLLDATMVGIGAMIGAGIFVLTGLAADIAGPAALLVFALNGGVTTFTALSYAELASAIPKNGGGYAYIRETFSAPVAFVMGWTRWFTYTAAGALYALGFSSNFVEFVHLYWGGLPAGPIWHVGYALLAVVSFVALNALSTEASGGAETVVTLVKILILGVFILFGISAVSSATFFGVDPSTTPAVSDFFANGAVEVLPAMGLTFIAFQGYDLIATVTEEVENPRKNIPRAIFISLGVTVLIYLLVVGVALGTLGAPRLGAAGEKAVVEAAISFMPDIGLFGASIGAALIAFGAVFSTISALNAVVIGSSRVAYAMGREGQLPEQLGNIHHKYGTPYTALMASAAIMLVATVVAPISLVGNLASLFSLLGFVVVNLAVIKLRRDQPNLNRPFEIPLYPLPPVLGCVLNLLLAAFISPLTWAVAVGWLLFGGVVYAGLNRQQVRAFLSSRQPAESDTEPAEEPSVTEPVEED from the coding sequence ATGGGAGCGGAGCAGGGCAATCGGTCACCGGCTGCGAGCCTGGGGCTGCTGGACGCGACGATGGTCGGTATCGGCGCGATGATCGGCGCGGGGATCTTCGTCTTGACCGGGCTCGCCGCCGACATCGCGGGTCCGGCCGCACTCCTCGTGTTCGCGCTGAACGGCGGTGTCACCACCTTCACCGCGTTGTCCTACGCCGAACTGGCGAGCGCGATTCCGAAGAACGGGGGCGGGTACGCGTACATCCGCGAGACGTTCTCCGCGCCGGTCGCGTTCGTGATGGGCTGGACGCGGTGGTTCACGTACACGGCCGCCGGCGCACTGTACGCACTCGGGTTCTCCTCGAACTTCGTCGAGTTCGTGCACCTCTACTGGGGAGGACTCCCGGCGGGGCCGATCTGGCACGTCGGCTACGCGTTGCTCGCGGTCGTCTCGTTCGTCGCGCTGAACGCCCTCTCGACGGAGGCCAGCGGCGGCGCGGAGACGGTCGTGACGCTCGTGAAGATCCTGATTCTCGGCGTGTTCATCCTCTTCGGGATCAGTGCCGTGTCGTCCGCGACGTTCTTCGGTGTCGACCCGAGCACCACCCCGGCCGTCTCTGATTTCTTCGCCAACGGGGCGGTAGAGGTGCTTCCGGCGATGGGACTCACCTTCATCGCCTTCCAAGGGTACGACCTCATCGCGACGGTCACCGAAGAGGTCGAGAACCCTCGGAAGAACATTCCCCGGGCCATCTTCATCAGTCTCGGTGTGACGGTGCTGATCTACCTGCTGGTCGTCGGTGTCGCGCTCGGGACTCTGGGCGCGCCACGGCTCGGCGCAGCCGGCGAGAAGGCCGTCGTCGAGGCGGCGATCAGCTTCATGCCCGACATCGGGTTGTTCGGGGCCTCGATCGGTGCGGCCCTCATCGCGTTCGGCGCCGTCTTCTCGACGATCAGCGCGCTCAACGCCGTCGTGATCGGCTCCAGCCGTGTGGCGTACGCGATGGGACGAGAGGGCCAGTTGCCCGAGCAGCTCGGTAACATCCACCACAAGTACGGGACCCCGTACACGGCCCTGATGGCGAGTGCGGCGATCATGCTCGTGGCGACGGTCGTCGCCCCGATCAGTCTCGTCGGCAACCTCGCGAGTCTATTCTCGCTGCTCGGGTTCGTCGTCGTGAACCTCGCGGTGATCAAGCTCCGACGGGATCAGCCGAACCTCAACCGGCCGTTCGAGATCCCGTTGTACCCTCTCCCGCCGGTGCTCGGCTGCGTGCTCAACCTGCTGCTCGCCGCGTTCATCTCGCCGCTGACGTGGGCTGTCGCGGTCGGGTGGCTGTTGTTCGGTGGCGTCGTCTACGCCGGACTCAATCGCCAGCAAGTACGGGCGTTCCTGTCGAGCAGACAGCCGGCCGAATCGGACACCGAACCCGCCGAAGAGCCGAGCGTAACCGAGCCAGTGGAAGAAGACTGA
- a CDS encoding TrkA family potassium uptake protein, with protein MSRDLRIIVVGGGRVGYHTAQRLDNRGHDIVIIEKDSDRVQFLSDQYVASVIHGDGGRPSVLRQAQLERSDIIAGLTSYGAMTNVGICMTAQRIAPNIDTVARIDHGEHEEFEEVVDAVVYPEELAANAAANDIIDVGGGGVRTIEEVTDRLELVEIEVAERAPAAGKSLEAVSFPRGAAVVAEQDTGAFPGSDTVLEPGVQYILAVQTDVTDEVVRLLRG; from the coding sequence ATGAGCAGAGACCTCCGAATCATCGTCGTCGGCGGCGGCCGCGTCGGGTACCACACGGCACAGCGACTGGACAACCGTGGTCACGACATCGTCATCATCGAGAAGGACAGTGACCGGGTCCAGTTCCTCAGCGACCAGTACGTCGCCTCCGTGATCCACGGGGACGGCGGACGCCCGAGCGTCCTCCGGCAGGCACAACTGGAACGGAGCGACATCATCGCAGGGCTCACCAGTTACGGTGCGATGACGAACGTCGGGATCTGCATGACCGCCCAGCGAATCGCCCCGAACATCGACACTGTCGCTCGAATCGACCACGGCGAACACGAGGAGTTCGAGGAGGTCGTCGACGCCGTCGTGTACCCCGAGGAGTTGGCCGCCAACGCGGCCGCCAACGACATCATCGACGTCGGCGGCGGTGGGGTCCGGACGATCGAAGAGGTCACCGACCGGTTGGAACTCGTCGAGATCGAAGTCGCCGAGCGGGCACCAGCCGCCGGCAAGTCACTCGAAGCCGTCTCGTTCCCCCGGGGAGCGGCCGTGGTAGCCGAACAAGACACGGGCGCGTTCCCGGGGTCGGACACGGTGCTCGAGCCGGGCGTCCAGTACATTCTGGCGGTCCAGACGGACGTGACAGACGAAGTCGTCCGACTCCTCCGAGGGTAG
- a CDS encoding MFS transporter has translation MGVERPPSVVSKYYLYQATRTFGFFWPVFTLFLLARDLSYTQIALLNSLSAGVVVVGELPTGYVADRIGRRNSMVVSSVLYAASILGFAVAESFPEFVVLWTVWAFAQTFRSGAGAAWLYETLEDRLDESAYTHVRGRGGSVNRWVGAGTMLAAGPLYGVDHRLPFLAAGLLNAGGVAVLLTMPKTSVFDGDRPSEETFSLVDAVPLFREQLSRPPLRSVLVYAAVFFGVVRAADEFVQPVAVDAGVPVSAIGTLYAGFTAVSAVASYFAGDVEDALTTRWAVVGITGITAALLVVPAFLPVVALPAFFAMKSANTLVRPIVSGYLNDHAESVGRASLLSAASLVYALVRIVLQPVGGVVADRRSPLWGFAALGGLFLVVAVAVFVVEAPAAERAGADEGV, from the coding sequence ATGGGAGTCGAACGTCCTCCGTCGGTCGTGTCGAAGTACTACCTCTACCAAGCGACGCGGACGTTCGGGTTCTTCTGGCCGGTGTTCACCCTGTTCCTGTTGGCGCGTGATCTCTCGTACACACAGATCGCGTTGCTGAACAGCCTCTCTGCGGGGGTCGTGGTCGTCGGCGAGCTCCCGACGGGGTACGTCGCCGACCGGATCGGTCGGCGAAACAGTATGGTCGTCAGCTCCGTGTTGTACGCGGCCTCGATCCTGGGGTTCGCAGTCGCAGAGAGCTTCCCGGAGTTCGTCGTGTTGTGGACGGTCTGGGCGTTCGCCCAGACGTTCCGGTCGGGAGCCGGCGCGGCGTGGCTGTACGAGACGTTGGAAGACCGACTCGACGAGTCGGCGTACACGCACGTCCGGGGCCGCGGCGGGTCGGTGAACCGGTGGGTCGGCGCCGGGACGATGCTCGCCGCCGGGCCGCTGTACGGGGTCGACCACCGACTCCCGTTTCTCGCGGCGGGCCTGCTCAACGCCGGCGGCGTGGCCGTCCTCCTGACGATGCCGAAGACGAGCGTGTTCGACGGGGACCGACCCAGCGAGGAGACGTTCTCGCTCGTCGACGCCGTCCCACTCTTCCGCGAACAGCTCTCCCGGCCGCCGTTGCGCTCGGTTCTGGTGTACGCGGCGGTGTTCTTCGGCGTCGTCCGCGCGGCAGACGAGTTCGTCCAGCCCGTCGCGGTCGACGCCGGTGTCCCCGTCTCGGCGATCGGGACGCTGTACGCCGGGTTCACGGCCGTCTCGGCGGTCGCCAGCTACTTCGCGGGCGACGTCGAGGACGCGCTGACGACACGGTGGGCAGTGGTCGGGATCACGGGGATCACGGCTGCGCTCCTGGTGGTCCCCGCGTTCCTCCCGGTCGTCGCACTCCCGGCGTTCTTCGCGATGAAGTCGGCCAACACCCTCGTCCGGCCGATCGTCTCCGGGTACCTCAACGACCACGCGGAGTCGGTCGGCCGAGCGTCGCTCCTGTCTGCCGCGTCGCTCGTGTACGCGCTCGTCCGGATCGTCCTCCAGCCCGTCGGCGGCGTGGTCGCCGACCGACGCTCCCCGCTGTGGGGTTTCGCTGCGCTCGGCGGGCTGTTCCTCGTCGTGGCCGTCGCCGTCTTCGTGGTCGAGGCGCCGGCAGCCGAGCGAGCGGGCGCAGACGAGGGAGTGTGA